CGGCCGTCGCGTGACGGCCCCCGGAGACGGCGTGCATGCCCTCGTCGACGAGCGCGGGGGTGTTGGGCATGACGCGCACGACGGCGACGCCGGCGGGCACCCGCTCCTCGACGTACGCCGTGGTGATGCCGGCGGCGAGGGAGACGACGAGCTGGCCGGGGCGGAGCTCGGGGGCCACCTGCTCGAGCACGGCGGCCATGTCCTGGGGCTTGACCACGAGGGCGACGGTGTCGGCGCGGCGGGCCGCGTCCACGTTGTCGACGACCGCGACGCCGTAGCGGGCGGTGAGCTCCTCGGCGCGCTCCGGCCGCTTCTCCCCCACGACCAGCTCCTCCGGGCGGCGACCCGCACGGACGAGGCCCGACAGGAGGGTCTCGCCCATGACGCCGGCACCGATGATGGCGGTCAGACGGGGGGTGGAGCTGCTCACGTGCTGCCTGCTTCCGGCTCGGGTGAGCCGGGGCGGCTCACGACCTGGAGATCAACGACGTGAGGAAGAGTGACAGGTTCGCCGGTCGCTCCGCGAGCCGGCGGGTGAGGTAGCCGTACCAGTCGGTGCCGTAGGGCACGTAGACGCGCATCGTCTCGCCCGCCCCGGCGAGACGCCGCTGCTCCGCCGGGCGGATGCCGTAGAGCATCTGGAACTCGTAGGTGCCCGGCCCGCGACCGTGGCGGCTGGCGAGGGACGCGGCGATCCGGATGAGCCGCGGGTCGTGGGTCGCCACCATCGGGTAGCCCTGTCCCGCCATGAGGATCCGCAGGCTGCGCACGAAGGCGCGGTCGACGGCGTCCCCCTGGTGGGCGACCGTCGCCGGCGCGTCGTAGGCGCCCTTGCAGAGCCGCACGCGGGAGCCCTCGTGGGCGAGGTCGCGGGCGTCGGCCTCGGTGCGGTGCAGGTAGGCCTGCAGCACGGCGCCGACGTCGGGGTGCTCGCGGCGCAGCTCGTGCACGACGGTGAGCGTGTCGTCGATGATCTCGTGGTGCTCGGCGTCGACGGTGACCGTCGTGCCGACCGCGCGGGCCGCCTCGCAGATGCGGTGCGCGTTGGCGAGCGCGAGGTCGAGGCCGTCGTCGCCCAGGGAGAGGCCGACCGCGCTCAGCTTGAGCGACACCTCGGCGCGCCGGGCCAGGCCGTGGGCCGCCAGGTCGTCGAGCAGCGCGAGGTAGACCTGCGTGGTGTCCTCGGCCCGGCCGGTGTCCGTCGTGAGCTCGCCCAGGTGGTCGATCGTGACCGCGAGGCCGTCGCCCACGAGGTCGGCCGTGACGCGCACGGCCTCGGCGGTGGACTCGCCCGCGACGTACCCGCGCACCACCGCGGCGGTCAGGGGCATCGTCATGAGCCCCCGCTTCACCTCCTCGCTGCGCGCCAGCGCGAGCAGGGGACGACGCAGGAGGGACATGCGCTCCAACCTACCGGGCGTGATCCAGGCGACACCGGGGCCGGTCCGCGGCGCCTCCAGACCGGGTACGACGGCGGTTCAGACCGCCGCGGGGCGCAGGTGCTCGCGGGCGAACGCGAGGGAGTCGGCGAGGTCCGCGCGCCGGGCGTCGGCCGTCTCCGCCTTCCGCGTGTTGATCTCGAGCACGACGTGGCCGTCGAACCCGGTGCGCACGAGGTGGCGCAGCAGGCGCTCGGGCTCCATGCGCCCGCGGCCCGGCACCAGGTGCTCGTCCTTCGCCGAGCCCGTGCCGTCGGTGAGGTGCACGTGCCGCAGGCGCTCGCCGAGTCGCTCCGCCATCGCGACGGGGTCGGAGCCGGCGATCGCGGCGTGGGAGACGTCGATCGTGGTGTTGGCGTAGTTCTCGTCCGAGGGGTCCCAGCCCGGCACGTAGACCTCGACGCCCCGCGTCGAGCCCTTCCGGGGCGTGGCCTTCCAGGGATACATGTTCTCGACCGCGAAGGCGACGCCGCTCGACTCCTCGAGCGCGGCGATGCCGTTGACGAAGTCGCGGGCGTACTCCCGCTGCCAGCGGAACGGCGGGTGCACCACGACCACGTCCGCCCCGAGGGCCTTGGCCATCTCGGCCGACCGCTCCAGCTTCCCCCACGGCTCGAGCCCCCAGACCGCCTGCGTGAAGAGCAGGCAGGGGGCGTGCACCGCACACACCGGTACGTCGTGGTGCTCGGCCAGCTGCTCCACGGCGGCCACCTGCTGGCTGAGCGCGTCGATCCCCACCATCACCTCGACCGCGTCGTACCCGAGCTCGGCCGCGTAGGCGAACCCGTGCGCGGTCGACTCGGGGTAGACCGAGGAGGTGGACAGGCCGACGATCATCGGGCCGCTCCTAGGAGTGGGGGGCGGGTCAGCCCAGGACGCTGAGCTGGTCGAGCCGTTCCAGGATGACGCCCTCCCGAAGCGCCCACGGACAGATCTCGAGGCCCTCGAGCCCGAAGATGTCCATGACGGCGTCGGCGACGAGTGCGCCGGGCACGACCTGGTGCGTGCGGCTGGGCGACACCCCGGGCAGCGCGGCGAGCGCCTCGTGGTCCATCACCATGAGCTTGGGGATCCACTCGCGCAGCTCGGCGGCGGGCAGCACCCGGGGCGCCAGCGGACCCTCGGACGAGCCCGGAGCGCCGCAGATGCGGGCCAGGGAGCGGAAGGTCTTCGACGTCGC
This Nocardioides alkalitolerans DNA region includes the following protein-coding sequences:
- the proC gene encoding pyrroline-5-carboxylate reductase, which translates into the protein MSSSTPRLTAIIGAGVMGETLLSGLVRAGRRPEELVVGEKRPERAEELTARYGVAVVDNVDAARRADTVALVVKPQDMAAVLEQVAPELRPGQLVVSLAAGITTAYVEERVPAGVAVVRVMPNTPALVDEGMHAVSGGRHATAEHLDEVEALLSATGRVVRIPEAQQDAVTAISGSGPAYVFFVVESMIEAGVHLGLPRATATELVVQTLVGSAAMLRETGTHPTVLREQVTSPAGTTAAALRELEIHKVRAAFLAAMEAARDRSRALGS
- a CDS encoding sugar phosphate isomerase/epimerase yields the protein MIVGLSTSSVYPESTAHGFAYAAELGYDAVEVMVGIDALSQQVAAVEQLAEHHDVPVCAVHAPCLLFTQAVWGLEPWGKLERSAEMAKALGADVVVVHPPFRWQREYARDFVNGIAALEESSGVAFAVENMYPWKATPRKGSTRGVEVYVPGWDPSDENYANTTIDVSHAAIAGSDPVAMAERLGERLRHVHLTDGTGSAKDEHLVPGRGRMEPERLLRHLVRTGFDGHVVLEINTRKAETADARRADLADSLAFAREHLRPAAV
- a CDS encoding proline dehydrogenase family protein; translation: MSLLRRPLLALARSEEVKRGLMTMPLTAAVVRGYVAGESTAEAVRVTADLVGDGLAVTIDHLGELTTDTGRAEDTTQVYLALLDDLAAHGLARRAEVSLKLSAVGLSLGDDGLDLALANAHRICEAARAVGTTVTVDAEHHEIIDDTLTVVHELRREHPDVGAVLQAYLHRTEADARDLAHEGSRVRLCKGAYDAPATVAHQGDAVDRAFVRSLRILMAGQGYPMVATHDPRLIRIAASLASRHGRGPGTYEFQMLYGIRPAEQRRLAGAGETMRVYVPYGTDWYGYLTRRLAERPANLSLFLTSLISRS